The DNA sequence AAAGGCTTTAAGTCAGAATATATAAAAAAAGATGAGGTGTTCTTTCAAAAACCTTTAACATATATGAATAATAGTGGTCAAGCCATATCAGAATTAGCAAATTATTATAAAATAAAGCCTAATAATATCTATGTTATATATGATGACATGGACATGGAAATTGGTAAAATTAGAATTAGAGATCAAGGTAGTTCAGGTGGACATAATGGTATTAAATCTATTTTATCACATGTAGGAAATGATTTTATAAGAATCAAAATAGGTATTGGTAAAAAGAAAAATGATACTATTGAACATGTTTTAGGCTCATTTAGTTTAGATGAATTTGAAATAATAAATTCAAAAAAAGAAGTAATCAATAATTTAATAGATGATATAATAAATGACATTGATTTAGAAAAATTAAAAACAAAATATAATAATAAATGAGAATGGAGGAAATACTTTTATGGATTATAGAGCCATATTATTTCAATTTTTAGGTGGATTAGGGTTATTTTTATTCAGTATTAAATATATGGGAGAAGGTCTACAACTATCAGCAGGTGATAGATTAAGATATGTCCTAGATAAATATACAACAAATCCATTTTTAGGAGTATTAACAGGGGTATTTGTAACTGCTCTTATACAATCTAGTTCAGGTACTACAGTTATAACAGTGGGTCTAGTTGCAGCAGGTCTACTTAATTTAAAACAAGCAATAGGTATTATTATGGGTGCTAATGTTGGGACTACAATTACCAGTTTTATTATAGGTTTTAATTTATCAACTTATTCATTACCCATTATATTTGTAGGTTCAGTGCTATTATTTTTCGTAAAAAAAGAAAAGTTTAATAATATAGGTAGAGTTCTATTTGGATTTGGAGGTGTATTTTTTGCTTTAAAACTTATGTCTTCTTCATTTATTCCTTTAAGAACTGCACCAGCATTTATTGATTTAACAGTTGCACTTAGCCATAATTCTTTACTAGGGGCTTTTGTTGGAGCATTTTTAACAGTAATTATACAATCATCTTCTGCAACAATAGGTATATTACAAGGTCTATATGCAGAAAATATGATAAGTCTTAATGCAACCCTACCAATCTTATTTGGTAATAATATAGGTACTACAATTACAGCAATACTAGCTTGTTTAGGTTCAACAAATTCTGCTAAAAGGGTTGCAATATCACATGTATTATTTAATGTTATTGGAACAATAATATTTGTAATATTCCTTACACCATTTACAACTTTTATTGTAACTATGCAAGAATATTTACACTTAACACCAAAATTTACAATAGCTTTTGCACATGGAACATTTAATATTGCTAATGTAATAATACAATTTCCATTTATATCAGCTCTTGCTTATTTAGTAACAAAAATAATACCTGAAACAGAAGATGAAATTGCATACAAACCTGAACATTTAGATGATTTATTAATAGCTAGTGCACCTATTGTGGCACTTAACCAAGCTAAAAAAGAAATTTTAGTTATGTTCAAAAAATCAATAGAAAATGTAAAAAGAGCAACAGATTTTTTTGAAACTAATAATGAAAAATTAGGTGAAAAAGTTGCAGTTAAAGAAGAAGAAATCAATCATATTGATCATGAGGTTACCCGTTATCTTACATTAGTTTTCAAAGAAACCTTAGCTGAAAAACAAGGAGAAATAGGTTCTTCATTATTAGACACAACTCGTGATATAGAGCGTATTGCAGATCATGCTATGGGATTAGTTAATGATGTTAAATATCAAATAAAAAAAGGATTAGTCTTTTCTGACTATGCAAAAGAAGAAATACTAATACTAAATAATATTTGTATAGAAATGCTATATAAATCAATTTACGCTTTTGAAAATGATGATAAAAATAGTGCCATTGAAGCACTTGATATACATAATAGAATATATGCTTTTGAAAAAAAAGTTAGGAAAAAACATGTTAGCAGAATGAATAATGGTGAATGTCAAATTAAGGCTGGTCTATATTATGTAGATATTATAAGCCATTTCACAAGAATTTGTGACCATTCTAGAAACATTGCAGAAAAAGTTATTAATAATAATCACATATAGGAGGGATAATATATGAAATTTATTTTAAATGGAAAAGGTGGATTAAAAGTTGATTTAGTTTTTGAAAATACTAATTTAGATAATAAAGTTTTTAATCACTTGAAAGAAAAAGAATTATTTACAGGAAAATTAAAACAAATCTATGTAAACACATACGAAGAAGTAGCATTTGTTGGTTTAGGAAATTCAGAAACTATAACTTTAAATGAAATTAGAGAAGTTTTCTTTGATTTAGCAAAAGAATTAGATTCAAAAAAGGTTAGTGAAATTACATTAGAAGTTCCTAAATTTGAAAAATTCTGTTGCAAAGGTGTAGCTGGTGCTATATCTGAAGGTTTATTACAATCTGAATATAATTTCAATAAATTTACAGTAGATAAAAAAGAAAGAACTGAATTAACTGTAAATTATGTTACTTGCTCTGAAAATGCTGCTAAAGGTATAGAAGAATCTGAAACCTTAATGAAATCAGTATTTATTACTAGAGATTTAGTAAATTTACCATCTAACTATATTTACCCAGAAACACTTGCAAATAAGGCAAAAGAAATATTAAGTCCATTAGGTGTTAAAGTTACAATTTATGATAAAAAACAAATTAAAGAAATGGGTATGGAAGCATTCTATTCAGTTGGAAAAGGTTCAGACAATGAACCAAGACTTATAGTTATGGAATATGAAAATAACCCTGAAAGTAATGAAAGATTAGGTTTAGTAGGTAAAGGTATTACTTATGATTCAGGTGGTTATTCACTTAAGCCAAACGATGGTATGAAAACTATGTTCTGTGATATGGGTGGTGCTGCTACTGTTATAGGTTCTATACATGCTATGGCCTCATCAAAAGTTAAGGCTAATGTAGTTGGAGTTGTTGCTGCTTGTGAAAATGCTGTATCAGGTCATTCATATAAACCAGGAGATATTATTGGTTCATTATCAGGTAAAACTATTGAAGTAGACAATACTGATGCTGAAGGTAGAGTAACACTAGCAGATTCAGTTTACTATACTGCAACTACTATGAAAGCAACTAAGATTATTGACCTTGCAACATTAACTGGTGCTTGCTTAGTAGCATTAGGTGAAGTTTATTCAGGTTCAGTTACTAATAATCAAGAATTCTTTAATCAAGTAAAAGAAGCCGCTGATAAGTCAGGAGAAAAAATATGGCAATTACCAACAGATCCTATGTTTGCTAAACAAAATAAATCAAAAGTAGCAGATATCAAAAATACTGGTGGTAGATTAGCAGGAACTATAACTGCTGGTATGTTTGTTGGAGAATTTAACAATAACTTACCATGGGTACATTTAGACATTGCAGGAACTGCATATTTATCATCACCTTATAGTTATTTACCACATGGTGCTACAGGAATACATGTTAAAACACTTTATAGATTAGTAGCAAAAGGTTTAAACTGTAAATAATATATGAAAACTATAAATGAAATTGAAAAATCTATACAAAAAAAGTTTAGAAAATATCTTTGGTCTCCTTTCATACATGCATTAAAAGAATTTAACCTTGTTGAAGAAGGAGACAAAATTGCTGTTGCTATATCAGGTGGTAAAGATTCACTATTACTTGCTAAACTTTTTCAAGAACTTAAAAGAGCAAGTGATGTTAATTTTGAAATAGTATTTATATCAATGAATCCAGGTTTTTCTAATTTTAATCTTATAAATTTAAAAAAGAATTTAGAAAGTCTAGAAATACCTTGTGAAATATATGATGACAATGTATTTGAAATTGCAAAGAAAATGACTAAACTAAGAAATTCAAATAAGCCTTGCTATATGTGTGCTAGACTTAGGCGTGGTAGCCTTTATACAAAGGCAACAAGTTTAGGGTGTAATAAATTAGCATTAGGACACCATATGGACGACGTTGTAGAGACTAGCTTAATGAGTATGCTTTACATGGGTAAATTTGAAACTATGCTACCTAAATTGGAGTCTGACAACTTTGATATCACACTTATAAGACCATTATTTTACATTGAAGAAAAATATATAAAGAAATTTATGAAATATAATGAAATATTGGCTATGGATTGTGGTTGTGAAGTTACTCAAAAACTTATAGATAGCAAAAGAAGAGATACCAAAGAATTATTAGAAAAACTTTGTACAGATGATAAGGATATAAAAAAAAGAATTATGCAATCTGTATTTAATGTAAATATAGAGAAAATTCTTGGTTTTAAATATAAAGGAAAAAAATTCAGTGTTTATGATGACTATACTATACTTTAGTATGGTCATTTTTTATATAAAAATAGAGTAGATTTTTTTCTACTCCATATATTATTTTTATTTTAAATTTATTTTCAAATTATTAGCATTGTAATACCTAGAATTGTAAAAAGAAAATTTATTATTAAATGTGCAACTAAGGCAGGTAAAATACTTTTACTTCTATATATTATAAATGCAAAGACAAGACTTCCTGTTATAAGTGTTGGTAATAGCCAAAGTTGAAAAGTATGGTACAAAGCAAATAA is a window from the Oceanivirga salmonicida genome containing:
- the pth gene encoding aminoacyl-tRNA hydrolase; this translates as MKLIVGLGNPGTNYKNTRHNIGFIFLDNYLEKLNLINYTKKGFKSEYIKKDEVFFQKPLTYMNNSGQAISELANYYKIKPNNIYVIYDDMDMEIGKIRIRDQGSSGGHNGIKSILSHVGNDFIRIKIGIGKKKNDTIEHVLGSFSLDEFEIINSKKEVINNLIDDIINDIDLEKLKTKYNNK
- a CDS encoding Na/Pi cotransporter family protein; its protein translation is MDYRAILFQFLGGLGLFLFSIKYMGEGLQLSAGDRLRYVLDKYTTNPFLGVLTGVFVTALIQSSSGTTVITVGLVAAGLLNLKQAIGIIMGANVGTTITSFIIGFNLSTYSLPIIFVGSVLLFFVKKEKFNNIGRVLFGFGGVFFALKLMSSSFIPLRTAPAFIDLTVALSHNSLLGAFVGAFLTVIIQSSSATIGILQGLYAENMISLNATLPILFGNNIGTTITAILACLGSTNSAKRVAISHVLFNVIGTIIFVIFLTPFTTFIVTMQEYLHLTPKFTIAFAHGTFNIANVIIQFPFISALAYLVTKIIPETEDEIAYKPEHLDDLLIASAPIVALNQAKKEILVMFKKSIENVKRATDFFETNNEKLGEKVAVKEEEINHIDHEVTRYLTLVFKETLAEKQGEIGSSLLDTTRDIERIADHAMGLVNDVKYQIKKGLVFSDYAKEEILILNNICIEMLYKSIYAFENDDKNSAIEALDIHNRIYAFEKKVRKKHVSRMNNGECQIKAGLYYVDIISHFTRICDHSRNIAEKVINNNHI
- a CDS encoding leucyl aminopeptidase — protein: MKFILNGKGGLKVDLVFENTNLDNKVFNHLKEKELFTGKLKQIYVNTYEEVAFVGLGNSETITLNEIREVFFDLAKELDSKKVSEITLEVPKFEKFCCKGVAGAISEGLLQSEYNFNKFTVDKKERTELTVNYVTCSENAAKGIEESETLMKSVFITRDLVNLPSNYIYPETLANKAKEILSPLGVKVTIYDKKQIKEMGMEAFYSVGKGSDNEPRLIVMEYENNPESNERLGLVGKGITYDSGGYSLKPNDGMKTMFCDMGGAATVIGSIHAMASSKVKANVVGVVAACENAVSGHSYKPGDIIGSLSGKTIEVDNTDAEGRVTLADSVYYTATTMKATKIIDLATLTGACLVALGEVYSGSVTNNQEFFNQVKEAADKSGEKIWQLPTDPMFAKQNKSKVADIKNTGGRLAGTITAGMFVGEFNNNLPWVHLDIAGTAYLSSPYSYLPHGATGIHVKTLYRLVAKGLNCK
- a CDS encoding tRNA 2-thiocytidine biosynthesis TtcA family protein, encoding MKTINEIEKSIQKKFRKYLWSPFIHALKEFNLVEEGDKIAVAISGGKDSLLLAKLFQELKRASDVNFEIVFISMNPGFSNFNLINLKKNLESLEIPCEIYDDNVFEIAKKMTKLRNSNKPCYMCARLRRGSLYTKATSLGCNKLALGHHMDDVVETSLMSMLYMGKFETMLPKLESDNFDITLIRPLFYIEEKYIKKFMKYNEILAMDCGCEVTQKLIDSKRRDTKELLEKLCTDDKDIKKRIMQSVFNVNIEKILGFKYKGKKFSVYDDYTIL